A single genomic interval of Streptomyces sp. NBC_00663 harbors:
- a CDS encoding MarC family protein, whose amino-acid sequence MFDAAVFGSLFLTLFVIMDPPGITPIFLALTAGRPGKVQKRMAFQAVCVAGGVITVFGLLGHQILDYLHVSVPALMIAGGLLLLLIALDLLTGKTDEPKQTKDVNVALVPLGMPLLAGPGAIVSVILAVQKADSVTTQVSVWTAILAIHVVLWLVMRYSLLIIRVIKDGGVVLVTRLAGMMLSAIAVQQIINGITQVIRGS is encoded by the coding sequence GTGTTCGACGCTGCCGTTTTCGGCTCTCTCTTCCTGACCCTGTTCGTCATCATGGATCCCCCGGGGATCACCCCGATCTTCCTCGCCCTGACCGCCGGCCGGCCCGGCAAGGTGCAGAAGCGGATGGCCTTCCAGGCCGTCTGCGTGGCCGGTGGAGTGATCACGGTCTTCGGGCTCCTCGGCCACCAGATCCTCGACTACCTGCACGTCTCCGTCCCCGCGCTGATGATCGCGGGCGGACTGCTGCTTCTGCTGATCGCCCTGGACCTGCTCACCGGCAAGACCGACGAGCCCAAGCAGACCAAGGACGTCAACGTCGCCCTGGTGCCGCTGGGCATGCCGCTGCTGGCCGGGCCCGGTGCGATCGTGTCCGTGATCCTCGCCGTGCAGAAGGCCGACAGCGTCACCACGCAGGTCTCGGTGTGGACGGCGATCCTCGCCATCCATGTCGTGCTGTGGCTGGTCATGCGGTACTCGCTGCTGATCATCCGGGTCATCAAGGACGGTGGCGTCGTCCTGGTGACGCGGCTCGCGGGCATGATGCTCTCCGCGATCGCCGTGCAGCAGATCATCAACGGGATCACGCAGGTGATCCGGGGGAGCTGA
- a CDS encoding alpha/beta fold hydrolase: MSRPPSFAPPPCARAYTLRTSRGEFAVVDAPVAEGVTARGTALLLPGFTGSKEDFNPLHEPLAARGYRTVAVDGRGQYESDGPEADESAYAQDELAKDVLAQAAAVGTPVHLVGHSLGGQIARAAVLLDPEPFLSLTLMASGPAQISGSQQQRVKLLRDALAVMSMAEVWAAIQAMEPPEETETGELDEGLDDRDDLRRRWLGNKPAQLLATGRQLCTEVDRVGELAAVPLPFHVLSGARDDTWPVPLLDEMAVRLDAHRTVVTGAEHSPNTDRPLETARAFADFWDSTLKAD, encoded by the coding sequence ATGAGCCGTCCCCCCTCCTTCGCCCCGCCCCCCTGCGCCCGTGCCTACACCCTGCGCACCTCACGCGGGGAGTTCGCCGTCGTCGACGCGCCGGTGGCGGAAGGCGTCACGGCCCGTGGGACGGCCCTGCTGCTGCCCGGGTTCACCGGCAGCAAGGAGGACTTCAACCCGCTGCACGAACCGCTCGCCGCGCGCGGGTACCGGACCGTCGCCGTGGACGGGCGGGGGCAGTACGAGTCGGACGGCCCCGAGGCCGATGAATCCGCTTACGCCCAGGACGAGTTGGCGAAGGACGTGCTCGCGCAGGCCGCGGCTGTCGGGACGCCCGTGCACCTCGTGGGCCACTCGCTCGGCGGGCAGATCGCCCGGGCCGCCGTGCTCCTCGATCCGGAGCCCTTCCTCTCCCTGACGCTCATGGCCTCGGGCCCCGCCCAGATCTCCGGCTCCCAGCAGCAGCGCGTCAAGCTGCTGCGGGACGCGCTCGCGGTGATGAGCATGGCGGAGGTGTGGGCGGCGATCCAGGCCATGGAGCCGCCCGAGGAGACCGAGACCGGCGAGCTGGACGAGGGGCTCGACGACCGGGACGATCTGCGGCGGCGCTGGCTGGGCAACAAGCCCGCCCAACTCCTCGCCACCGGGCGTCAGTTGTGCACCGAGGTGGACCGGGTCGGCGAACTGGCCGCCGTACCGCTGCCGTTCCATGTGCTGTCCGGGGCGCGCGACGACACCTGGCCCGTCCCGCTCCTCGACGAGATGGCCGTGCGGCTCGACGCGCACCGGACCGTCGTCACCGGCGCCGAGCACTCCCCCAACACCGACCGCCCCCTCGAAACGGCCCGCGCCTTCGCCGACTTCTGGGACAGCACCCTCAAGGCCGACTAG
- a CDS encoding DEAD/DEAH box helicase — translation MTLPVALSGTDVIGQAKTGTGKTLGFGLPLLERVTVPADVEAGRATPEALTDAPQALVVVPTRELCTQVTNDLLTAGKVRNVRVLAIYGGRAYEPQVEALKKGVDVVVGTPGRLLDLAGQKKLNLGHIKALVLDEADEMLDLGFLPDVEKIINMLPARRQTMLFSATMPGAVIGLARRYMSQPTHINATSPDDAGRTVANTKQHVYRAHNMDKPEMVARILQSEGRGLVMVFCRTKRTAADLADQLKQRGFAAGAVHGDLGQGAREQALRAFRNGKVDVLVCTDVAARGIDVEGVTHVVNYQSPEEEKTYLHRIGRTGRAGAKGIAITLVDWDDIPRWQLINKALELDFNDPPETYSTSPHFYEELNIPAGTKGVLPRAERTRAGLDAEELEDLGETGGRGGRGRGDRNDRSDRGDRGGRGGRDESRSADRERPSRTPRRRRRTRGGATTDGAPAPVAEATAPSADTALTEDAPASRTPRRRRRTRNGAAPEQVPAVTATPEAMPSEAAEAAVETVEATETKPRRRRTRKTAEPVAAEATEVVEAAPVVAAEPEAPVVAPRRRTRKATAAAETAVDTAEATEATPRRRTRKTAEPVAEVTEVVEAAPVAVAEPEAPAAAPRRRTRKTAAAAETAVDTAEGTEAKPKARRTRKVAAAAETTAEAAVEAAPEVAEPKPRRTRKTAAAAATTAAEAAVDTAEAVEAKPRRTRKTAAATETTTEAKPRRTRKTAAAAEIPAQAAEAPAEAEAKPRRTRKTAAAATTAAEAAVDTAEGTEAKPKVRRTRKTAAAAEAPAEVAEAVEVVEAKPRRTRKTAAAATETTTEAKPRRTRKTAAAAEIPAQAAEEAEAKPKVRRTRKATAASEG, via the coding sequence ATGACCCTCCCCGTCGCCCTCTCCGGCACGGACGTCATCGGCCAGGCCAAGACCGGCACCGGCAAGACGCTGGGCTTCGGCCTCCCGCTCCTCGAGCGCGTCACCGTCCCCGCCGACGTCGAGGCCGGCCGCGCCACCCCCGAGGCGCTCACCGACGCCCCGCAGGCCCTCGTCGTCGTCCCCACGCGCGAGCTCTGCACCCAGGTGACCAACGACCTGCTGACCGCGGGCAAGGTCCGTAACGTGCGCGTGCTCGCCATCTACGGCGGCCGCGCCTACGAGCCCCAGGTCGAGGCCCTCAAGAAGGGCGTCGACGTCGTCGTCGGCACCCCGGGCCGACTGCTGGACCTCGCGGGCCAGAAGAAGCTCAACCTGGGCCACATCAAGGCGCTCGTCCTCGACGAGGCCGACGAGATGCTCGACCTGGGCTTCCTGCCCGACGTCGAGAAGATCATCAACATGCTGCCGGCCCGCCGCCAGACGATGCTGTTCTCGGCGACCATGCCGGGCGCGGTCATCGGTCTCGCGCGCCGCTACATGTCGCAGCCCACGCACATCAACGCCACCTCGCCCGACGACGCGGGCAGGACGGTCGCGAACACCAAGCAGCACGTGTACCGCGCGCACAACATGGACAAGCCCGAGATGGTCGCGCGGATACTGCAGTCCGAGGGCCGGGGCCTTGTCATGGTCTTCTGCCGCACCAAGCGCACCGCGGCCGACCTCGCCGACCAGCTCAAGCAGCGCGGCTTCGCCGCCGGCGCGGTCCACGGCGACCTCGGCCAGGGCGCCCGCGAGCAGGCGCTGCGCGCCTTCCGCAACGGCAAGGTGGACGTCCTCGTCTGCACCGACGTCGCCGCCCGCGGTATCGACGTCGAGGGCGTCACGCACGTCGTCAACTACCAGTCTCCCGAAGAGGAGAAGACGTACCTGCACCGCATCGGCCGTACCGGCCGCGCGGGTGCCAAGGGCATCGCGATCACCCTCGTCGACTGGGACGACATCCCGCGCTGGCAGCTGATCAACAAGGCGCTGGAGCTCGACTTCAACGACCCGCCGGAGACGTACTCCACCTCCCCGCACTTCTACGAGGAGCTGAACATCCCCGCGGGCACCAAGGGTGTCCTGCCGCGTGCCGAGCGCACCCGCGCGGGCCTCGACGCGGAGGAGCTCGAGGACCTCGGCGAGACCGGCGGCCGTGGTGGCCGCGGTCGCGGTGACCGGAACGACCGTAGTGACCGGGGTGACCGAGGTGGTCGTGGCGGCCGGGACGAGTCCCGTTCCGCCGACCGCGAGCGCCCGTCCCGTACACCGCGCCGTCGCCGTCGTACGCGCGGCGGGGCCACTACGGACGGAGCCCCGGCGCCCGTCGCCGAGGCCACCGCGCCGTCCGCGGACACCGCGCTGACCGAGGACGCGCCCGCGTCCCGCACCCCGCGCCGCCGTCGCCGCACCCGTAACGGTGCCGCGCCGGAGCAGGTGCCGGCCGTGACCGCGACGCCCGAGGCCATGCCGTCGGAGGCCGCGGAGGCCGCCGTGGAGACGGTCGAGGCCACGGAGACGAAGCCGCGTCGGCGCCGTACCCGTAAGACCGCGGAGCCGGTGGCCGCCGAGGCGACCGAGGTCGTCGAGGCCGCGCCCGTGGTCGCCGCCGAGCCCGAGGCTCCCGTCGTCGCGCCGCGTCGTCGCACCCGTAAGGCCACGGCAGCCGCCGAGACCGCGGTCGACACCGCCGAGGCGACCGAGGCCACGCCGCGCCGCCGCACCCGCAAGACCGCGGAGCCGGTGGCCGAGGTGACCGAGGTCGTCGAGGCCGCACCGGTGGCCGTCGCCGAGCCCGAGGCCCCGGCCGCCGCGCCGCGTCGCCGTACGCGCAAGACGGCTGCTGCCGCCGAGACCGCGGTCGACACCGCCGAGGGCACGGAGGCCAAGCCGAAGGCCCGGCGTACGCGAAAGGTCGCCGCTGCCGCGGAGACCACCGCCGAAGCCGCCGTCGAGGCTGCCCCCGAGGTCGCCGAGCCGAAGCCGCGTCGCACGCGCAAGACCGCCGCTGCCGCTGCCACCACGGCCGCTGAGGCCGCAGTCGACACGGCCGAGGCCGTCGAGGCCAAGCCGCGTCGCACGCGGAAGACCGCCGCCGCCACGGAGACGACGACCGAGGCGAAGCCGCGTCGGACCCGTAAGACCGCTGCCGCCGCCGAGATCCCGGCCCAGGCCGCGGAGGCTCCCGCCGAGGCGGAGGCGAAGCCGCGTCGGACGCGCAAGACCGCGGCCGCTGCCACTACGGCCGCCGAGGCCGCCGTCGACACGGCCGAGGGCACGGAGGCCAAGCCGAAGGTCCGGCGTACGCGCAAGACCGCGGCCGCCGCGGAGGCTCCCGCCGAGGTCGCCGAAGCGGTCGAGGTCGTCGAGGCCAAGCCGCGTCGCACCCGTAAGACGGCTGCCGCCGCCACGGAGACGACGACCGAGGCGAAGCCGCGTCGGACCCGTAAGACCGCTGCCGCCGCCGAGATCCCGGCCCAGGCCGCGGAGGAGGCGGAGGCCAAGCCGAAGGTGCGGCGTACCCGTAAGGCCACGGCCGCCTCGGAAGGCTGA
- a CDS encoding PHP domain-containing protein — MRIDLHTHSTASDGTDTPAELVRNAATAGLDVVALTDHDTTRGHAEAIAALPEGLTLVTGAELSCRIDGVSMHMLAYLFDPEEPALFAERELVRDDRVPRARGMVAKLQGLGVPVTWEQVARIAGDGSVGRPHVATALVELGVVPTVSDAFTEDWLADGGRAYVEKHETDPFEAIRLVKGAGGVTVFAHPGASKRGRTVPEAAIAKMAAAGLDGIEVDHMDHDAETRDRLRGLAADLGLLVTGSSDYHGSRKTVTLGEYRTDPEVYGEITRRATGAFPVPGTGGA, encoded by the coding sequence GTGCGTATCGATCTGCACACCCACTCCACCGCGTCCGACGGCACGGACACCCCGGCCGAGCTGGTGCGCAACGCCGCCACTGCCGGGCTGGACGTCGTCGCGCTGACCGATCACGACACCACCCGCGGTCACGCCGAGGCCATCGCCGCGCTCCCCGAGGGGCTCACCCTCGTCACCGGCGCCGAGCTGTCCTGCCGTATCGACGGCGTCTCCATGCACATGCTGGCCTACCTCTTCGACCCCGAGGAGCCGGCGCTGTTCGCCGAGCGTGAGCTCGTGCGGGACGACCGGGTGCCGCGGGCGCGGGGCATGGTCGCCAAGCTCCAGGGGCTGGGCGTGCCCGTCACCTGGGAGCAGGTGGCGCGGATCGCGGGCGACGGCTCGGTCGGCCGCCCGCATGTCGCGACCGCACTGGTCGAGCTGGGCGTCGTACCGACCGTGAGCGACGCCTTCACCGAGGACTGGCTGGCGGACGGCGGCCGGGCCTATGTGGAGAAGCACGAGACCGACCCCTTCGAGGCGATCCGGCTGGTCAAGGGCGCGGGCGGGGTCACCGTCTTCGCCCACCCCGGCGCCAGCAAGCGCGGCCGTACGGTCCCCGAGGCGGCGATCGCGAAGATGGCGGCGGCCGGGCTCGACGGCATCGAGGTCGACCACATGGACCACGACGCCGAGACGCGCGACCGGCTGCGCGGGCTCGCCGCCGACCTGGGGCTGCTCGTCACGGGCTCCTCGGACTACCACGGCAGCCGCAAGACGGTGACGCTCGGCGAGTACCGGACCGACCCCGAGGTGTACGGGGAGATCACCCGGCGGGCGACGGGCGCGTTCCCGGTGCCGGGCACCGGCGGGGCCTGA
- a CDS encoding NYN domain-containing protein, producing MNDDHEALGARIDHTNELLQRMLAEVAKTPSTHAIFVDAGYLYAAAGRLVAGTEDRRAFDLDAEGLIEALIDRARTIFADSRLLRVYWYDGARRRIHTAEQQSIAELPDVKVRLGNLNANNQQKGVDSLIRSDLESLARHRAISDAALLGGDEDLVSAVEAAQGYGARVHLWGIEAPEGRNQAEPLLWEVDSQRVFDLDFFKPYVARRTSAGYEASVNRPTREDVRFVGAQIAAKWLAARGREALVELLPGHPYLPGSVDQDLLVEAEGLLQYSLRGQADLRRALRDGFWEHLRTQY from the coding sequence ATGAACGACGACCACGAGGCGCTGGGCGCCCGCATCGACCACACCAACGAGCTGTTGCAGCGCATGCTCGCCGAGGTGGCGAAGACGCCCTCGACCCACGCGATCTTCGTGGACGCGGGGTATCTGTACGCGGCCGCGGGTCGTCTGGTCGCCGGCACGGAGGACCGCCGCGCCTTCGACCTCGACGCCGAGGGGCTCATCGAGGCGCTCATCGACCGGGCCCGCACGATCTTCGCGGACAGCAGACTGCTCAGGGTCTACTGGTACGACGGCGCCCGCCGCCGCATCCACACCGCCGAGCAGCAGTCGATCGCCGAACTCCCGGACGTGAAGGTGCGGTTGGGTAACCTCAACGCCAACAACCAGCAGAAGGGCGTCGACTCACTGATCCGCTCCGACCTGGAGTCCCTCGCCCGGCACCGCGCTATCAGTGACGCGGCCCTGCTCGGCGGCGACGAGGACCTGGTGTCGGCGGTGGAGGCCGCGCAGGGCTACGGCGCGCGCGTCCACCTCTGGGGCATCGAGGCTCCCGAGGGGCGCAACCAGGCTGAGCCCCTGCTCTGGGAGGTCGACAGCCAGCGCGTCTTCGACCTCGACTTCTTCAAGCCCTACGTCGCCCGCCGCACGTCCGCCGGGTACGAGGCCTCCGTGAACCGGCCCACCCGCGAGGACGTCCGTTTCGTGGGCGCCCAGATCGCGGCGAAGTGGCTGGCGGCCCGGGGGCGCGAGGCCCTGGTGGAGCTGCTGCCGGGCCACCCCTATCTGCCCGGCTCGGTCGACCAGGACCTGTTGGTGGAGGCGGAGGGGCTGCTCCAGTACTCCCTGCGCGGCCAGGCGGACCTGCGGCGGGCGCTGCGGGACGGCTTCTGGGAGCACTTGCGGACGCAGTACTAG
- a CDS encoding DUF6758 family protein, protein MRGEPSCPKCGGRVRAPGLFADSWQCDVHGTVHPLQPVIPPSVEALDVVVHRTQVPVWMPWPLPVGWLFTGVGSAGDDRSGGRATAVACSGPGPLGGFGELILVAEELGVGLGARYAGIDGPDPGPYMSVEKPPQAKVLAAGRPTPLWHVSGTPDDRAVFAGEALGLWLWAVVWPEQSGLLMYDELVLTDLRDAGAEVELVPCGALSPRLLKP, encoded by the coding sequence ATGAGGGGCGAACCCAGTTGCCCGAAGTGTGGTGGCCGGGTCAGGGCTCCCGGACTCTTCGCCGATTCCTGGCAGTGCGATGTGCACGGGACCGTGCACCCGCTGCAACCCGTGATCCCGCCCAGCGTCGAGGCCCTCGACGTCGTGGTGCATCGCACGCAGGTGCCGGTGTGGATGCCGTGGCCGCTGCCGGTCGGCTGGCTCTTCACGGGCGTCGGCAGTGCCGGTGACGACCGCAGCGGCGGGCGTGCGACAGCTGTGGCGTGCTCGGGGCCCGGACCGCTCGGCGGTTTCGGCGAGCTGATCCTCGTCGCCGAGGAACTCGGCGTCGGCCTCGGCGCGCGGTACGCGGGCATCGACGGGCCGGACCCGGGACCGTACATGAGCGTGGAGAAGCCACCCCAGGCCAAGGTGCTGGCCGCGGGTCGGCCGACACCGCTGTGGCATGTCTCCGGCACCCCCGACGACCGGGCCGTGTTCGCGGGCGAGGCGCTCGGACTGTGGCTGTGGGCGGTCGTGTGGCCCGAGCAGTCGGGGCTGCTGATGTACGACGAGCTGGTGCTGACGGATCTGCGGGACGCGGGGGCCGAGGTGGAGCTGGTGCCGTGCGGGGCGCTTTCGCCGCGCTTGCTGAAGCCGTGA